The Thiobacillus sp. genome contains the following window.
ACCGGGTGCAGGGCCCTGCCAGCACCTTCTTCGAGGGCAATAACGAAATGGGCCTGGCCCTCATCATGACCGTGCCCCTCATGCGCTATCTGCACCTGGTGGAGCCCCGCCAGTGGGTCAAGCTGGGTTTGGCGGGCGCCATGTTCCTCACCACCATCGCTGCGTTCGGCACCCAGTCCCGGGGGGCCCTGGTGGCCCTGGCGGCCATGGGCACCATGCTCTGGCTGAAGAGCCGCAACAAGTTCATGACCGCCTTGCTTTTGGGGGCCAGCATCGGTGCGGCCGTCAACATCATGCCCCAGGAATGGTGGGACCGCATGAACACCATCAAGACCTATCAGCAAGACGAATCCGCCCTGGGCCGCATCAACGCCTGGCATACAGCCTTCAACGTGGCGAAGAGCAACATCACCGGCGGGGGCTTCGAGATGTTCCGCTACCCCACTTTTCGTCAATACGCCCCGGACCCCAACCGGGTCCACGACGTGCACAGCATCTACTTCGAAGTCATGGGCGAACATGGCTTCATCGGCTTCTTCATGTTCGTAAGTCTGATCGCGCTGACCTGGATCAAAGCCAGCGGCATCATCCGCGCCTGTAGAAAAGATCCAGACAAGAAGTGGGCGGCGGACCTGGCAGCCATGTT
Protein-coding sequences here:
- a CDS encoding putative O-glycosylation ligase, exosortase A system-associated, whose product is MRDILVTAIVLVWLFLILRKAHYGGYLWAWLSYMNPHKQCWGFAMNMPFVYASFLVTVASMFMSKEPKRIPWTRETILLAAFMGWMTITTFMAFYSGLAWEQWNKVLKIQVGTFMTLMLINSKDRIRIFIWVICLSLGYYGIKGGIFTIAHGGTYRVQGPASTFFEGNNEMGLALIMTVPLMRYLHLVEPRQWVKLGLAGAMFLTTIAAFGTQSRGALVALAAMGTMLWLKSRNKFMTALLLGASIGAAVNIMPQEWWDRMNTIKTYQQDESALGRINAWHTAFNVAKSNITGGGFEMFRYPTFRQYAPDPNRVHDVHSIYFEVMGEHGFIGFFMFVSLIALTWIKASGIIRACRKDPDKKWAADLAAM